One stretch of Glycine soja cultivar W05 chromosome 7, ASM419377v2, whole genome shotgun sequence DNA includes these proteins:
- the LOC114419765 gene encoding probable WRKY transcription factor 12: MEGERGVSPNFELQVSFTNTPQAIHEMGFVQFEENQVLSFLAPSAQSQSCQLSQSLNAGSSGSNTAVAATTTFTVTATTSGSGATIGFSHNDLVSRTSWNNNEQVRTLDPKAVNDENCTGNTSDGGNNTWWRSAGSEKNKMKVRRKLREPRFCFQTRSDVDVLDDGYKWRKYGQKVVKNSLHPRSYYRCTHNNCRVKKRVERLSEDCRMVITTYEGRHNHSPCDDSNSSEHECFTSF; encoded by the exons ATGGAAGGAGAGAGAGGTGTCAGTCCCAATTTTGAGCTCCAAGTTTCATTCACAAACACCCCTCAAGCGATCCATGAAATGGGTTTTGTTCAATTTGAAGAAAACCAGGTTCTTAGTTTCTTGGCACCCTCTGCTCAATCCCAATCTTGTCAGCTCTCTCAATCTCTAAACGCCGGCAGCAGCGGTAGCAATACTGCTGTGGCCGCTACCACCACATTCACCGTCACTGCCACCACCTCCGGATCCGGAGCAACAATTGGTTTCAGCCATAATGACCTTGTCTCCAGAACTTCTTGGAATAATAATGAACAG GTGCGAACACTGGATCCCAAAGCTGTCAATGACGAAAATTGCACCGGAAATACTAGTGATGGTGGCAACAACACATG GTGGAGAAGTGCAGGCtcagagaagaacaagatgaaagtgAGGAGGAAGCTGAGAGAGCCACGGTTTTGTTTCCAAACAAGAAGTGATGTAGATGTGCTTGATGATGGTTACAAATGGAGGAAGTATGGTCAGAAAGTTGTGAAGAATAGCCTTCACCCAAG AAGTTACTACCGCTGTACCCATAACAACTGTAGGGTGAAGAAAAGAGTTGAACGACTATCTGAAGATTGTCGTATGGTAATAACTACCTACGAAGGCAGACACAACCACTCTCCTTGTGATGACTCAAATTCATCGGAACATGAATGTTTCACCTCTTTTTGA